A single region of the Deltaproteobacteria bacterium genome encodes:
- a CDS encoding RluA family pseudouridine synthase, producing the protein MINGQRTEKFRISPEFADKRADIVLSHFLPGLTRSQIKKLIDEKHVLVGGEPIKPSRKFDVGEVVHVTIPAPESIDAEPEDIPIEVIFEDDCIAVVNKPPGMTVHPGAGVKRGTLVNALLHRCKDLSGIGGKIRPGIVHRLDKNTSGIMVVAKNDLSHNSLVGQFKERTVRKKYMAVVEGVLKKDSGSFSSGIGRHPTNRIKMSSKTASGREALTLWKVVKRYKNATLVEAEPKTGRTHQIRVHFSENGHPVLADEVYGYKKLKSGAVAAAAKKIGRQALHAFKLGFAHPATKEYMEFTAPVPEDMKEALNILEESGENNL; encoded by the coding sequence ATGATTAACGGGCAAAGGACTGAAAAATTTCGAATCTCACCGGAATTCGCGGACAAGAGAGCCGATATTGTGCTTTCTCATTTTCTCCCGGGGCTGACGCGTTCTCAGATTAAAAAACTGATTGACGAGAAGCACGTGCTGGTCGGGGGAGAGCCAATTAAGCCTTCGAGGAAATTCGACGTCGGTGAAGTTGTGCATGTAACGATACCCGCGCCGGAATCCATAGATGCGGAGCCCGAGGATATTCCGATTGAGGTCATTTTTGAGGATGATTGCATAGCGGTAGTCAACAAGCCTCCCGGCATGACCGTCCATCCCGGAGCGGGTGTAAAAAGAGGGACTCTTGTAAATGCGCTTCTCCACAGGTGTAAGGACCTGTCCGGTATCGGGGGGAAGATAAGGCCGGGTATAGTACACAGGCTGGACAAAAATACGTCGGGGATTATGGTAGTGGCTAAAAACGATTTGTCCCACAACTCGCTCGTCGGACAGTTCAAAGAGAGAACCGTCCGTAAGAAATACATGGCGGTAGTGGAAGGTGTATTGAAAAAGGATTCGGGATCGTTTTCATCCGGAATAGGGAGACATCCCACAAACAGAATCAAAATGTCCTCTAAAACCGCCTCTGGCAGAGAAGCGCTTACATTGTGGAAGGTGGTAAAGAGATATAAAAACGCCACGCTCGTCGAGGCCGAGCCCAAAACAGGCCGTACTCATCAGATAAGGGTTCATTTCTCGGAGAACGGTCACCCGGTTCTGGCTGATGAAGTATACGGCTATAAAAAGCTAAAATCGGGCGCTGTCGCAGCCGCTGCGAAAAAGATAGGGAGGCAGGCGCTGCATGCCTTTAAACTCGGCTTTGCGCATCCCGCCACGAAGGAATATATGGAATTTACCGCTCCTGTGCCGGAAGATATGAAAGAGGCCCTTAACATTCTTGAGGAATCCGGGGAGAATAATTTATAG
- a CDS encoding glycosyltransferase family 1 protein, producing the protein MKIMLVTDAWHPQVNGVTYTWSYITNLIRKEHDVFILNPYVEGAEHLPLKLQGNIPILKNASYIVEKYFNKLKPDRVHIATEGSLGLAMRQYCRKNKMNYNTSYHTRLADYGWILYGVPAFLTWLYVRWFHKCSGKVLVTTKSIAKQVGLNNCIVWGRGVDTDLFSPDGKQKKPEEKTIITVGRVSKDKNLDDFCKIPGYRKILAGDGPYLSTLELKYPDVQFTGYIPHNELKNIYNRAHVFVFPSKFDTFGLVILEAMACGLPVVAYDVPSPSDIVEDGVTGYLGESLEENLEKAFRNLDALSGNALQYAESKSWNSIADQFISHLA; encoded by the coding sequence ATGAAAATAATGCTCGTAACCGACGCATGGCATCCTCAGGTCAACGGTGTCACCTACACCTGGAGCTATATCACAAATTTAATCAGAAAAGAGCACGATGTATTCATTCTGAATCCGTATGTCGAGGGCGCCGAGCATTTACCCCTAAAGCTGCAGGGGAATATCCCGATATTAAAAAATGCTTCGTATATAGTTGAAAAGTATTTCAACAAGCTTAAGCCTGACCGAGTCCATATAGCCACCGAGGGAAGTCTTGGCCTTGCCATGAGACAGTACTGTAGAAAAAACAAAATGAATTATAACACCTCTTATCACACGAGGCTTGCGGACTACGGATGGATACTTTACGGCGTGCCCGCGTTTCTCACCTGGCTGTATGTGAGATGGTTTCACAAATGCAGCGGAAAGGTTCTGGTAACGACAAAAAGCATAGCGAAACAAGTGGGTCTCAATAACTGCATTGTATGGGGCCGGGGTGTGGATACCGATCTATTCAGTCCGGACGGAAAACAAAAAAAACCGGAAGAGAAAACAATAATTACGGTAGGGAGAGTAAGCAAAGATAAAAATTTGGATGACTTCTGCAAAATTCCCGGCTATAGAAAAATACTGGCGGGTGACGGACCTTATCTGAGCACACTTGAATTGAAATATCCCGACGTCCAATTTACGGGATACATACCCCATAATGAACTTAAAAACATTTATAACAGGGCCCATGTATTCGTCTTTCCGAGTAAGTTCGACACGTTCGGACTCGTTATCCTGGAGGCCATGGCATGCGGCCTGCCCGTTGTGGCTTATGACGTGCCGAGTCCGAGCGATATAGTAGAGGACGGCGTTACCGGATATCTCGGTGAGAGTCTAGAGGAAAACTTAGAAAAAGCCTTTCGTAATCTGGATGCCTTATCCGGAAATGCTCTCCAATATGCGGAGTCTAAAAGCTGGAACTCAATCGCCGACCAATTCATAAGCCATCTGGCCTGA
- a CDS encoding prolyl oligopeptidase family serine peptidase codes for MTINQKSAVKVYEGRWATKPEKVKEGILFSYYSPYAREVYISGDFNGWKQGATPLIKGNDDVWRLIMTLPSGRWYDYKFIVDGKWITDPNNPDLNPDTAGDANSVIYLGKSGELLAGDDPGRHVFSPEGRNIRRGRFESPKYSRSFEFFYILPEGQDKSNLPVIICLNNYIKSQRIHEYCKKYGYIGIMPSPELGRDYLRLGKVDTFSELLDYLKNSFKIDDDRIYVTGMSNGGLEAMLVSMYYPDLIAASGLVFGPYRLRYYKKRIKDMNPPELRNFINSLDFPEKMIANLENLPLYISHGGDDEAVPVDDAIVLHEMTEKLGGPAKFKYYPEEGHTWLMVDKDLPEIFDWFGRHTRVRFPKYIHYTAPSGIFKNTIYWAEFTAADIRGPVKVFVEPAGKYILKVEIENISKLILKPLREFVKISDKLKIETNIEASNIDFDKVANEAVITFGC; via the coding sequence GTGACGATAAATCAGAAATCGGCGGTAAAGGTATACGAAGGCAGATGGGCGACAAAACCCGAAAAAGTCAAAGAGGGAATATTGTTCAGTTACTATTCACCGTACGCACGGGAAGTATATATTTCCGGTGATTTCAACGGATGGAAACAGGGCGCTACACCTTTAATAAAAGGTAATGACGATGTCTGGCGTCTGATTATGACGCTTCCGTCAGGCCGGTGGTATGACTATAAGTTCATCGTTGACGGAAAGTGGATAACCGACCCCAATAATCCCGACCTTAACCCCGACACCGCAGGAGATGCCAATTCGGTGATTTACCTCGGGAAGAGCGGCGAGCTGCTGGCGGGGGACGATCCCGGGAGGCATGTATTCTCTCCGGAGGGAAGAAATATCCGACGCGGCCGTTTCGAGTCGCCGAAATACAGCAGGAGCTTTGAGTTTTTTTACATTCTTCCCGAGGGCCAGGATAAGAGCAATCTGCCCGTCATAATATGTCTCAACAACTACATAAAGTCTCAGCGGATACACGAATACTGCAAAAAATACGGATATATCGGCATAATGCCCTCCCCTGAGCTCGGCCGAGATTATTTAAGACTGGGAAAGGTTGATACCTTTTCCGAACTTCTCGATTACCTGAAGAATAGTTTCAAAATAGACGACGACAGAATCTACGTGACCGGCATGTCAAACGGCGGGCTCGAAGCAATGCTCGTATCAATGTACTATCCCGACCTGATTGCGGCCTCGGGACTTGTATTCGGCCCGTACAGGCTTAGGTATTATAAGAAGCGAATAAAAGATATGAACCCTCCGGAGCTAAGGAATTTTATTAACAGTCTCGATTTCCCGGAGAAGATGATAGCGAATCTGGAGAATCTGCCGTTGTACATTTCACACGGAGGGGATGACGAAGCCGTTCCCGTCGACGATGCAATCGTTCTCCACGAAATGACCGAAAAGCTCGGGGGCCCCGCGAAATTTAAATATTACCCTGAAGAGGGGCATACATGGCTCATGGTGGACAAGGACCTGCCGGAGATATTCGACTGGTTCGGCAGGCACACGCGTGTCCGGTTTCCGAAGTATATTCACTATACCGCGCCTTCCGGTATTTTTAAAAATACGATTTATTGGGCGGAGTTCACCGCAGCCGACATCCGGGGTCCGGTTAAAGTCTTTGTGGAACCGGCCGGAAAATACATACTGAAGGTCGAAATAGAAAACATCAGCAAGTTAATACTCAAACCGCTCCGGGAATTTGTGAAAATTTCGGACAAATTAAAAATAGAAACAAATATCGAGGCTTCTAACATAGATTTCGATAAGGTTGCAAATGAAGCTGTAATAACCTTCGGGTGCTGA
- a CDS encoding class I SAM-dependent RNA methyltransferase has protein sequence MRVEIERLAFGGKGIAREDGKVLFVEGGLPRDILDVKIIKDKGSYGEAVIHQIITPSPDRVEPPCPVFGICGGCQLQNLSYPAQLREKRDILRETIQRIGGIQNAEVEEIFSSSKEYGYRTRVLLSAWFYAGQWHIGYSQERSSRKVKIESCPVSDEIINEAIARLSQVLSSVGDPNYPLDKVHISSNGSSAYISLVPRYARKPGSLGALVKHLKRFPETENVSVTGKDEAGFEAGVSGFSLFTAPSVFAQSNPSVNEAMIETVLKRAELSGEEAVLDLYSGTGNFSIPLARLAEKVVSVEVNKKAVAFAKKNATVNGISNIVFENASCEEFLRGLDSEGGNFQLVVLDPPREGAKKIISAIADLSPEKIIYVSCDPSTLARDLKKFGESGFEPISVKPFDMFPQTYHIESVSLLTKVRR, from the coding sequence TTGCGGGTAGAGATAGAGAGGCTAGCATTCGGCGGGAAGGGAATAGCCAGAGAGGACGGGAAGGTGCTTTTCGTTGAGGGCGGACTCCCCCGTGACATCCTGGATGTGAAAATCATTAAAGATAAGGGGAGCTACGGTGAGGCGGTGATCCATCAAATAATTACACCTTCCCCGGACAGGGTGGAGCCCCCTTGCCCTGTATTCGGCATATGCGGAGGCTGCCAGCTTCAGAATTTATCATACCCCGCCCAGCTCAGGGAGAAGCGGGACATACTCAGGGAGACGATACAAAGAATTGGCGGAATTCAAAACGCTGAAGTCGAGGAGATATTCTCCTCCTCAAAAGAATACGGATACAGAACGAGGGTTCTCTTGTCCGCCTGGTTTTATGCCGGGCAGTGGCATATCGGATATAGTCAGGAGAGAAGCAGCCGGAAGGTCAAAATCGAATCCTGCCCGGTATCAGACGAAATCATTAATGAAGCGATAGCTCGTCTTTCTCAGGTTCTCTCCTCGGTGGGCGATCCCAATTACCCTCTGGATAAAGTGCATATTTCCTCAAACGGCTCGAGCGCTTATATAAGCCTCGTGCCCCGTTACGCGAGAAAGCCGGGCTCCCTCGGAGCACTGGTCAAACACCTTAAGAGATTCCCGGAGACGGAAAATGTTTCCGTTACGGGTAAGGACGAAGCCGGCTTTGAAGCCGGTGTTTCCGGTTTCAGTCTTTTTACTGCCCCGTCGGTTTTTGCACAGTCCAACCCTTCGGTGAACGAAGCGATGATAGAGACCGTTCTAAAGCGGGCGGAGCTATCAGGGGAGGAGGCTGTTCTCGATCTATATTCAGGCACAGGTAATTTCTCCATCCCACTCGCACGGCTTGCGGAAAAGGTGGTTTCAGTCGAGGTAAACAAAAAAGCCGTCGCTTTCGCGAAAAAGAATGCGACGGTTAACGGTATCAGCAATATAGTTTTCGAAAACGCCTCATGCGAGGAGTTTTTACGCGGGCTTGATTCGGAAGGGGGGAATTTTCAACTGGTGGTACTGGACCCTCCCAGGGAGGGCGCAAAGAAAATAATAAGCGCCATAGCCGACCTGTCACCAGAAAAAATCATATATGTATCCTGCGACCCTTCGACTCTGGCCCGTGATTTAAAGAAGTTTGGGGAATCGGGCTTTGAGCCTATAAGTGTAAAGCCCTTCGATATGTTCCCCCAGACATATCATATTGAATCCGTTTCGCTTCTGACAAAGGTAAGAAGATAG
- a CDS encoding glycosyltransferase family protein: protein MKVLFGIQGTGNGHISRSREILKYLLRHVDVDVLLSGYHHEIDIGFDTKYRLPGLGFTFGKRGGIDYWNSLKNFSPRKLLSDIYKIPVEKYDLVLSDFEPVTAWAARFRRVPCISISHQASFLSPKIPRPPGKNLFAELILKWYAPSSSLIGLHFKEYDDFIFTPIIREEIRNSEPANNGHYTAYLPSYDGRFLSGILRNVDVSWEVFSKHHKGEPFREKNITVFPVNNEEFVRSLSSCEGILCNAGFETPAEALFLGKKLMVIPMKRQYEQQCNAEALERLGIPVVRDLRIESERILSEWIDSSFYYDANYKNNLPAIVSRILDSMESADHVNEFLEGEIS, encoded by the coding sequence ATGAAAGTTTTATTCGGGATTCAGGGTACCGGAAACGGGCATATCTCCCGTTCAAGGGAGATCTTGAAGTATCTTTTAAGACACGTCGATGTTGACGTGCTGTTGAGCGGCTACCATCATGAGATAGATATAGGATTTGATACAAAATACAGACTACCCGGGCTGGGTTTTACCTTCGGTAAACGCGGGGGCATAGATTACTGGAATTCACTGAAGAATTTCAGCCCCCGTAAATTGCTGTCGGACATTTACAAAATTCCTGTAGAGAAATACGATCTGGTTTTAAGCGACTTTGAGCCTGTAACAGCCTGGGCTGCCAGGTTCAGGAGGGTGCCGTGCATATCTATTTCGCACCAGGCCTCATTTCTTTCACCCAAGATTCCCAGGCCGCCGGGCAAGAATCTTTTCGCCGAGCTCATTCTCAAATGGTACGCGCCTTCATCTTCCCTCATAGGATTGCATTTTAAGGAGTATGACGATTTCATTTTTACCCCCATAATAAGGGAGGAGATCAGGAATTCCGAACCGGCGAACAACGGGCACTATACAGCGTACTTGCCTTCCTACGACGGCAGGTTTTTATCCGGGATACTAAGGAATGTAGATGTAAGCTGGGAAGTTTTTTCAAAACATCACAAGGGAGAGCCTTTCCGCGAGAAAAATATAACGGTTTTCCCCGTTAATAATGAAGAATTTGTCAGGAGTCTCTCGAGCTGCGAGGGCATTTTGTGCAATGCCGGATTCGAAACCCCGGCGGAAGCGTTATTTTTAGGTAAAAAGCTCATGGTTATCCCGATGAAGAGACAGTACGAACAGCAGTGTAATGCGGAGGCTCTCGAAAGACTGGGAATACCGGTCGTGAGAGATTTGAGAATAGAATCCGAGCGCATACTGTCCGAGTGGATAGATTCGTCTTTTTACTACGATGCGAATTATAAAAACAATCTTCCCGCGATAGTGAGCAGGATTCTTGACAGTATGGAAAGCGCAGACCATGTTAATGAATTTCTTGAGGGAGAAATTTCTTGA
- a CDS encoding lysophospholipid acyltransferase family protein, translated as MGINVRLTNRGSAPNEKKNYLILCNHLSYLDIFIISSFFPASFIASVDEVRNTFLLGKVTELSGGFFVERRKRSGLRAEIESISELLKMGINVALFPEGTTSNGERVLPFKTPLISIAQKAGTDILPLCIKYRRINGEEINARNRDLVYYYGDMKFFDHFFDFLSVGSVDVELTMLESIDPLSGASRKELAASAFNSINSAYMK; from the coding sequence TTGGGCATTAACGTGCGGCTCACAAACCGCGGGAGCGCGCCCAACGAGAAGAAAAACTACCTTATCCTCTGTAACCACCTTTCCTACCTCGACATATTCATAATCTCCTCCTTTTTCCCCGCTTCTTTTATAGCCAGCGTCGATGAGGTAAGGAATACTTTCCTGCTGGGAAAAGTCACAGAGCTGAGCGGCGGATTCTTCGTCGAAAGGAGAAAGCGGTCGGGCCTTCGAGCCGAAATCGAATCCATATCCGAGTTGTTAAAGATGGGTATTAATGTGGCACTGTTCCCCGAGGGTACGACCTCCAACGGGGAGCGGGTTCTCCCCTTCAAAACGCCGCTCATAAGCATCGCTCAAAAAGCGGGAACGGACATTCTACCCCTCTGTATAAAGTACCGGAGAATAAACGGAGAGGAGATTAACGCCCGCAATAGAGACCTCGTTTACTACTACGGGGATATGAAGTTCTTTGACCATTTCTTCGACTTTCTATCTGTAGGCTCGGTGGATGTCGAACTCACGATGCTCGAAAGCATCGACCCCCTGTCAGGCGCTTCCAGAAAGGAGCTTGCGGCATCTGCATTTAACTCTATAAACTCAGCGTACATGAAATAA
- a CDS encoding argininosuccinate synthase, translating to MSKTNKIVLAYSGGLDTSVILKWLAEKYEAEIIAYVADVGQGEDLEEVREKAIKTGASKVYIEDLKEEFVNDFVFTAIKASAVYEGTYLLGTSLARPLIAKRQIEIAEKENAFAVSHGSTGKGNDQVRFELTYYALDPEIRVIAPWREWDLNSRSSLIEYARKNGIPVPVTSEKPYSCDRNLLHISYEGGMLEDPWSEPPEDMFEMTVSPERAPDEPQYLDIDFEKGVPVRVDGKGLQPAELLDTLNKTGGANGVGRVDLVENRFVGMKSRGVYETPGGTILHAAHRALESITMDREVMHLRDSFIPKISELIYYGFWYSPEMEMLRAAVEESQKNVTGTVRLKIYKGNVILAGRKSPYSLYQEDLATFEEDSIYDQSDATGFIKLNALRLSVGKLLEKKGK from the coding sequence ATGAGTAAAACAAATAAGATCGTTCTGGCTTACTCAGGCGGGCTTGATACTTCGGTGATTCTCAAGTGGCTCGCCGAGAAATATGAGGCTGAGATAATAGCGTATGTCGCCGACGTCGGACAGGGGGAGGATCTGGAGGAAGTCAGGGAAAAAGCGATAAAAACAGGGGCAAGCAAGGTATATATAGAGGACCTGAAGGAAGAGTTCGTAAATGATTTCGTTTTTACGGCTATAAAGGCAAGCGCGGTGTATGAAGGAACATATTTACTCGGGACCTCGCTCGCCCGTCCGCTCATCGCGAAAAGGCAGATCGAGATCGCGGAGAAGGAAAACGCCTTTGCCGTATCACACGGATCGACCGGGAAGGGCAACGACCAGGTACGCTTCGAGCTTACATATTACGCGCTCGATCCTGAAATCAGGGTTATCGCGCCCTGGAGGGAGTGGGATCTGAATTCCAGAAGCTCCCTGATAGAATATGCCAGGAAAAACGGCATACCCGTTCCTGTTACTTCAGAGAAGCCCTACAGCTGCGACAGGAATCTTCTCCATATCAGTTATGAGGGAGGAATGCTGGAGGACCCCTGGTCAGAGCCCCCTGAGGATATGTTTGAGATGACCGTATCACCGGAGAGAGCACCGGACGAACCTCAATACCTGGATATAGATTTTGAGAAAGGCGTTCCCGTGCGGGTGGATGGAAAGGGGCTCCAACCGGCGGAGCTGCTTGACACGCTCAATAAGACAGGCGGGGCGAACGGGGTGGGCAGGGTCGATCTGGTGGAGAACAGGTTTGTGGGCATGAAATCGAGGGGGGTGTACGAGACCCCGGGTGGCACGATACTCCACGCGGCTCACAGGGCGCTCGAGTCCATAACCATGGACAGGGAGGTGATGCACCTGAGGGATTCTTTCATTCCTAAAATTTCGGAGCTCATTTACTACGGATTCTGGTATTCCCCGGAGATGGAGATGCTCAGGGCGGCCGTGGAGGAATCTCAGAAAAATGTAACCGGGACTGTGCGTTTGAAGATATACAAGGGCAACGTAATACTGGCCGGAAGAAAGTCGCCATATTCGTTATATCAGGAGGATCTTGCGACTTTCGAAGAAGACAGCATCTATGACCAGTCTGACGCGACGGGGTTTATAAAACTAAACGCTCTCAGGCTTTCTGTCGGAAAGCTCCTTGAAAAGAAAGGAAAGTAA
- the queA gene encoding tRNA preQ1(34) S-adenosylmethionine ribosyltransferase-isomerase QueA yields the protein MKTSDFDYRLPEEMIAYRPVAERHNSRLMVLDREHGGINHKRFFELPDLLNAGDLLVLNNTRVLPARLFGNRKSGREIEVLLLEKQDGRRWTCLVRNPKENLEIKFGSDVNATLHRNGRSEWIIEFNEKSPLFLDRIGKMPLPPYIKRAPDESDRSSYQTVFAEKEGAIAAPTAGLHFTPELLGRLKRKGVEIRYVTLHVGIGTFKPVQAENIEEHEMHAEQREIPIETAAAVNRARADGRRVIAVGTTVVRTLESSVDEEGSVEPLKGRTDLYIRPGFKFKAVNGLITNFHLPRSTLLMLVSAFAGREFIFKAYDSAMSSGYRFLSYGDAMFII from the coding sequence ATGAAAACTTCCGATTTCGATTACCGTCTGCCCGAGGAGATGATCGCGTACCGTCCGGTCGCGGAAAGGCATAACTCCAGGCTTATGGTGCTCGACAGAGAGCATGGGGGGATAAATCACAAAAGGTTCTTTGAGCTTCCCGATTTATTGAACGCAGGCGATCTGCTGGTGCTGAATAATACACGGGTTCTTCCTGCGAGGCTTTTCGGAAACAGGAAATCCGGTAGAGAGATCGAAGTTCTTCTCCTAGAGAAGCAGGACGGGCGGAGATGGACATGTCTTGTCAGAAATCCGAAAGAGAACCTCGAAATTAAGTTCGGAAGCGATGTAAATGCCACGCTTCACAGAAACGGCAGGAGCGAATGGATAATAGAATTTAACGAAAAATCCCCTCTCTTTCTCGATAGAATAGGCAAAATGCCTCTCCCTCCCTATATAAAGCGCGCGCCTGATGAAAGCGACAGAAGTTCCTATCAAACCGTCTTTGCCGAAAAGGAGGGAGCTATTGCGGCTCCCACGGCGGGTCTTCATTTTACGCCTGAACTCCTCGGGCGGCTGAAGAGAAAAGGGGTGGAGATTAGATATGTAACTCTCCATGTGGGTATCGGAACCTTCAAACCCGTACAGGCCGAGAACATCGAAGAGCATGAAATGCACGCGGAACAGAGGGAAATCCCGATTGAAACGGCCGCGGCTGTAAATCGTGCCAGAGCCGATGGAAGAAGGGTGATCGCCGTGGGTACTACGGTCGTAAGGACACTCGAGTCATCAGTCGACGAAGAGGGGTCGGTCGAGCCGCTTAAGGGCCGGACAGACCTCTATATCCGTCCCGGTTTCAAGTTTAAAGCGGTCAACGGATTGATTACCAATTTTCACCTTCCCCGCTCTACACTCCTGATGCTAGTTTCAGCGTTCGCGGGCCGCGAATTTATATTTAAAGCATACGATTCAGCCATGAGCTCGGGGTACAGGTTCCTCAGCTACGGGGACGCCATGTTCATAATATAG
- a CDS encoding GNAT family N-acyltransferase, with translation MITKKVMSIKDTVSTSNMLRKAFRWKLRQFRPKIPILIESSRFLIKTVENAFELDKALNLRYEVFYKETLNKDNFTRTDLDKFDLLCDHLLILDKKQNCVVGTYRLISSTFSDKFYSETEFSMDQIKEAKGIKLELGRACVHRNYRNGTGIALLWKGLSEYYRKIGAKYLFGCSSIGTTNIIEISLIYKYIKELYLSPENFRVFPNEKHKIKELETYMPAFDKFDIKTESIENFIPPLLKSYLKAGSVICGEPALDKKFKCADFFTVLDLELLSKSFEKRYKVANG, from the coding sequence ATGATAACAAAGAAAGTAATGTCAATTAAAGATACGGTTTCCACTTCAAATATGCTGAGAAAGGCTTTCCGTTGGAAGCTAAGACAGTTTCGACCAAAAATTCCCATTTTAATCGAAAGCAGCAGGTTCCTTATCAAGACCGTCGAAAACGCATTTGAACTGGATAAGGCGTTAAACCTCAGATACGAAGTATTTTATAAAGAAACCCTTAACAAGGATAATTTCACAAGGACCGACTTGGATAAATTCGACCTGCTCTGCGACCACTTGCTAATTCTGGATAAAAAACAGAACTGTGTAGTAGGCACGTATAGATTAATCTCGTCCACCTTTTCGGATAAATTCTATTCTGAAACCGAATTTTCCATGGATCAGATCAAGGAGGCGAAGGGAATAAAACTCGAGCTCGGAAGGGCATGCGTCCACAGAAATTACAGGAACGGCACGGGGATTGCGCTTCTGTGGAAGGGATTGTCGGAGTATTACAGGAAAATCGGAGCGAAATACCTGTTCGGATGCTCGAGTATCGGTACTACCAATATCATCGAAATAAGTCTTATTTATAAATACATAAAAGAGTTATATTTGTCTCCCGAGAACTTCAGGGTGTTTCCCAACGAGAAGCATAAAATCAAAGAGCTCGAAACCTATATGCCCGCGTTCGACAAATTCGATATCAAGACCGAGTCTATAGAGAATTTCATACCTCCGCTGCTAAAGAGCTACCTGAAAGCGGGATCGGTCATTTGCGGGGAGCCGGCGCTCGACAAAAAATTTAAATGCGCGGACTTCTTCACCGTCCTCGATCTTGAGCTTCTTTCCAAATCATTCGAAAAAAGATACAAGGTCGCAAATGGTTAG
- the pgeF gene encoding peptidoglycan editing factor PgeF, whose translation MNWTKSSILSTVPGIVHGFADRTVKGAESDLAVSLGLSGGITRLRQIHSSEVKVINDNSVAEAYMTGDALVTRLRGVGIGVSTADCVPVLLADDRGEVAAAVHAGWRGTLSQIVDKTLGVIKDSFGITPERMIAVIGPSARNCCYEVGEDVAFQFREKYRDNSQYLREKADSKFILDLALANESALERSGVKNIEIMDICTICNDNFYSYRREGKGVGSQLSVIGLV comes from the coding sequence ATGAACTGGACTAAATCGAGCATACTATCCACGGTTCCGGGGATTGTGCACGGATTTGCGGACAGAACTGTTAAGGGTGCGGAGTCTGATTTGGCCGTGAGCCTGGGTTTGTCAGGGGGGATAACCCGCCTCAGGCAAATACACAGCAGTGAGGTCAAAGTGATAAATGACAATAGTGTCGCGGAAGCATATATGACCGGGGATGCCCTTGTTACCCGGCTGAGAGGTGTCGGAATAGGCGTCTCTACCGCCGACTGTGTTCCTGTTCTACTTGCTGACGACAGAGGAGAAGTGGCCGCTGCCGTACACGCGGGATGGCGCGGCACTCTCTCGCAAATTGTTGATAAAACACTAGGTGTGATTAAAGACAGTTTCGGTATTACTCCCGAACGGATGATTGCCGTAATCGGCCCTTCCGCGAGGAACTGCTGTTACGAAGTTGGTGAGGACGTTGCCTTTCAGTTTAGAGAAAAGTATCGTGACAACAGTCAATATTTAAGAGAAAAAGCTGATTCCAAATTCATTCTCGATCTGGCTTTAGCCAATGAATCGGCGCTCGAGAGATCCGGCGTTAAAAATATAGAAATTATGGATATTTGCACGATATGTAACGATAATTTTTACTCCTACCGTAGGGAAGGCAAAGGTGTCGGAAGCCAGCTCAGCGTGATCGGTCTCGTTTAG